Proteins co-encoded in one Alcanivorax sp. genomic window:
- the coq7 gene encoding 2-polyprenyl-3-methyl-6-methoxy-1,4-benzoquinone monooxygenase, producing the protein MTERRLTPLDRLLARADNALRTLTPGTIQAERAPTATPESPGGEAQPGILPTDQRRHVMGLMRINHTGEVCAQALYQGQASTASLPHIRHAMEEAAKEEEDHLAWCEERIRELGGAPSKLNPLFYAMSYAMGATAGLIGDRWSLGFVSETENQVVKHLESHLFQVPESDLRTRAILEQMRSDELKHAVTAKDAGGADLPPPIRHAMTLMSKVMTFATYRV; encoded by the coding sequence ATGACCGAACGTCGACTGACACCTCTTGACCGCCTGCTGGCCCGTGCTGATAACGCCCTGCGCACCCTGACGCCGGGTACCATTCAGGCAGAACGTGCTCCCACTGCCACGCCGGAGAGCCCCGGCGGTGAGGCTCAGCCGGGCATCCTGCCCACCGACCAGCGTCGCCATGTGATGGGCCTGATGCGCATCAACCATACCGGTGAGGTGTGTGCCCAGGCGCTGTATCAGGGCCAGGCCAGCACAGCCAGCCTGCCGCATATCCGCCATGCCATGGAAGAGGCAGCCAAAGAAGAAGAGGACCATCTGGCCTGGTGTGAGGAGCGCATACGGGAGCTGGGCGGCGCGCCCAGCAAACTCAACCCGCTGTTCTATGCCATGAGCTACGCCATGGGCGCCACCGCCGGGCTGATTGGCGATCGCTGGAGCCTGGGCTTTGTCTCTGAAACCGAAAACCAGGTGGTGAAACACCTCGAGTCTCACCTGTTCCAGGTCCCGGAAAGCGACCTGCGCACCCGCGCCATCCTCGAACAGATGCGCAGCGACGAACTCAAGCACGCCGTCACCGCCAAAGACGCCGGCGGCGCCGACCTGCCGCCCCCGATCCGCCACGCCATGACATTGATGAGCAAGGTGATGACGTTTGCGACTTATCGGGTTTGA
- a CDS encoding AAA family ATPase produces the protein MSDLNDLRMLLDSRYPIVVIETWEELRALDLIRRLGMKEGRPVFAWTSVDGMRRLEFDDVPAQKHTVEPDAVLGQIRGTSQPGIYALCDLHPFLKDEPKNVRLLKEIALHHERLQHSLVLISHQFQIPPEIRRYSTRFSLSMPDEKQLEHIVQDEARRFKQEKGERVRADRESLDRLIRNLRGLSVEDARKLARGAILHDGAITEADLPEVNKAKFALMEMEGVLSYEYDTESFANVGGLQGLKNWLGKREKAFHGESDIDSPRGVMLVGVQGGGKSLAAKSVAGLWGLPLLRLDMGAIFNKFFGESERNVREALKMAETMSPCVLWIDEIEKGIAVGDNDGGTSRRVLGTLLTWMAENQSKVFMVATANDIERLPPELIRKGRLDEIFFVDLPDPAVREVIFRIHLAKRGQPADRFDLRALSAASDGFTGAEIEQAVVAGLYSAGAAEQPLDQGVLEAELAATVPLSVTMAEPLARLRHWCQGRAVNAGA, from the coding sequence ATGAGTGATCTGAACGACCTGAGAATGCTGCTCGATTCCCGCTATCCCATTGTGGTGATCGAGACCTGGGAAGAATTACGGGCACTGGATTTGATCCGGCGGCTGGGGATGAAGGAAGGGCGGCCAGTGTTCGCCTGGACCTCTGTAGACGGCATGCGCCGGCTAGAGTTTGATGACGTCCCTGCCCAGAAGCATACGGTGGAGCCGGATGCGGTGCTGGGGCAAATTCGTGGTACCAGTCAGCCTGGTATCTATGCGCTGTGCGATCTGCACCCTTTCCTCAAGGACGAGCCGAAGAATGTACGTCTGCTCAAGGAGATCGCGCTGCATCACGAACGGCTGCAGCACTCGCTGGTATTGATCAGCCACCAGTTCCAGATTCCCCCGGAAATTCGCCGTTATTCCACGCGCTTTTCCCTGTCCATGCCGGATGAGAAACAGCTGGAACATATCGTTCAGGACGAGGCCCGGCGCTTCAAGCAGGAAAAGGGGGAGCGGGTGCGAGCCGACCGGGAATCCCTGGATCGCCTGATTCGCAACCTGCGTGGACTGAGTGTGGAGGATGCCCGCAAGCTGGCCCGTGGAGCGATACTCCACGATGGCGCGATCACCGAGGCCGATCTGCCGGAGGTGAACAAGGCCAAGTTCGCTCTCATGGAAATGGAGGGTGTGCTCAGTTACGAGTATGACACCGAAAGCTTTGCCAATGTGGGCGGCTTGCAGGGGCTGAAAAACTGGTTGGGCAAGCGGGAAAAAGCCTTCCATGGCGAGAGCGATATCGACTCCCCCCGCGGTGTCATGCTGGTGGGTGTGCAGGGGGGCGGCAAGAGTCTGGCCGCCAAGTCGGTGGCCGGTCTGTGGGGGCTTCCGCTGCTGCGCCTGGATATGGGCGCTATCTTCAACAAGTTCTTTGGTGAATCCGAGCGCAATGTGCGTGAAGCGTTGAAGATGGCCGAAACCATGTCGCCCTGTGTGCTGTGGATCGATGAGATTGAAAAGGGCATTGCGGTAGGGGACAACGATGGCGGTACCTCCCGCCGGGTGCTTGGCACCTTGCTGACCTGGATGGCGGAGAATCAGAGCAAGGTGTTCATGGTGGCCACCGCCAACGACATTGAGCGGCTGCCGCCGGAGCTGATTCGCAAGGGCCGTCTGGATGAAATCTTCTTTGTGGATTTGCCGGACCCTGCCGTGCGTGAGGTGATCTTCCGTATTCATCTCGCCAAGCGCGGTCAGCCTGCGGATCGCTTTGATCTGCGAGCCTTGTCGGCCGCCAGTGACGGTTTTACCGGTGCCGAGATCGAACAGGCGGTGGTGGCCGGGCTGTACAGTGCGGGCGCCGCAGAGCAGCCCCTGGATCAGGGAGTGCTGGAAGCGGAGCTGGCGGCCACCGTGCCGTTGTCAGTGACCATGGCCGAACCTCTGGCCCGCCTGCGACACTGGTGTCAGGGGAGGGCGGTCAATGCCGGTGCTTGA
- the speD gene encoding adenosylmethionine decarboxylase — protein sequence MTVHGFNNLTKSLSFNIFDIAYAKTEQHRQEYIEYIDELYNAERLTEILTNVTKIIGANILNVARQDYDPQGASVTMLIAEHETPPDGTDWDEEAPGPLPDTVVAHLDKSHVTVHTYPESHPDNGISTFRVDVDVSTCGVISPLRALNYLIHSFDSDIVTVDYRVRGMTRDLDGTKHYIDHDINSIQNFLTEDTQNAYQMIDVNVYQENIFHTKMLLKDFDIDNYLFGAGSDEFNQEELDQIEERLKTEMLEIFYSRNLG from the coding sequence ATTACGGTTCATGGTTTCAATAACCTGACCAAATCCTTGAGCTTCAATATTTTTGATATCGCTTATGCAAAGACGGAGCAGCACCGTCAGGAATACATCGAATATATTGATGAGCTGTATAATGCCGAGCGTCTCACCGAGATTCTCACCAATGTGACCAAGATCATTGGCGCCAATATTCTCAATGTGGCCCGGCAGGATTACGATCCGCAGGGTGCCAGCGTGACCATGCTCATTGCCGAGCACGAGACCCCGCCGGATGGCACTGACTGGGATGAGGAAGCCCCCGGTCCGTTGCCGGACACCGTGGTGGCTCACCTGGACAAGAGCCACGTGACTGTGCACACCTACCCGGAATCCCACCCGGACAATGGCATTTCCACCTTCCGGGTAGATGTGGACGTGTCCACCTGCGGGGTGATTTCACCGCTGCGGGCGCTGAACTACCTGATCCACAGCTTCGATTCCGATATCGTCACCGTGGACTACCGGGTGCGGGGCATGACCCGTGATCTGGATGGCACCAAGCACTACATCGATCACGACATCAACTCGATCCAGAACTTCCTCACCGAAGATACCCAGAACGCCTATCAGATGATCGACGTGAATGTGTATCAGGAAAACATCTTCCACACCAAGATGTTGCTCAAGGACTTCGATATCGACAACTACCTGTTCGGTGCCGGCAGCGATGAGTTCAACCAGGAAGAGCTGGACCAGATTGAAGAACGCCTCAAGACCGAGATGCTGGAGATTTTCTATAGCCGTAATCTGGGCTGA
- a CDS encoding AraC family transcriptional regulator, with protein sequence MPVLDPALAGSDQSLSAAYVESVLPDLLAHYQLSRGEILTAAGIDDDRLGRPEQLLPLVDVLRLFLVIMQASGDPGLGFEIGRRVRPRSYQVLGYVILASTDLGEAIDRLIRFESLSGKLGQTRLEHHDDGIHLQWLCPLSGEPARYLVEAAVTGWVAFIRPLLAHTLAPSAVCFRHAPPAEVARYEDYFQAPVYFNADFDGVVLEPALLSAPLNTADPGLAGMMEKQASELLAGFDVNTNLVSAVRAAAYRQLAGGEPSLESVAQALGLSGRALSKRLMAQSLRFPEMLDSLRQTLAELYLQDASLSLTEIALLLGFAESSSFSRAFRRWRGMSPNQFRHCE encoded by the coding sequence ATGCCGGTGCTTGATCCGGCGCTGGCAGGGTCTGACCAGAGCCTCTCTGCGGCCTATGTGGAGTCGGTGCTGCCGGATCTGCTAGCCCATTACCAGCTGTCCCGGGGTGAGATTCTGACCGCCGCCGGCATTGACGATGACCGTTTGGGCCGGCCGGAACAGCTGCTGCCCCTGGTGGATGTGTTGCGCCTGTTTCTGGTGATCATGCAGGCCAGTGGCGACCCGGGGCTGGGCTTCGAGATTGGGCGACGGGTGCGGCCCCGTTCCTATCAGGTGCTGGGCTACGTGATTCTTGCCAGTACTGACCTGGGAGAGGCCATCGACCGGCTGATTCGCTTTGAAAGCCTGTCTGGCAAACTGGGTCAAACCCGCCTTGAGCATCATGATGACGGCATTCATCTGCAGTGGCTGTGCCCATTGAGCGGGGAGCCCGCGCGCTATCTGGTCGAGGCGGCAGTCACAGGCTGGGTGGCCTTCATCCGTCCGTTGCTGGCACACACCCTGGCACCCAGCGCGGTGTGCTTTCGGCATGCCCCGCCGGCAGAGGTGGCACGCTATGAGGACTACTTTCAGGCGCCGGTATATTTCAATGCCGACTTTGACGGGGTGGTACTGGAGCCGGCGCTGCTCTCTGCCCCCTTGAATACCGCGGACCCGGGTCTGGCGGGCATGATGGAAAAACAGGCCAGTGAACTGCTGGCAGGTTTTGACGTGAACACCAACCTGGTCAGTGCTGTGCGCGCGGCCGCCTACCGGCAGCTGGCCGGTGGCGAGCCGTCCCTGGAGAGTGTGGCCCAGGCGCTGGGGCTAAGTGGTCGCGCCTTGAGCAAGCGGCTGATGGCCCAGTCCCTGCGTTTTCCCGAGATGCTCGACAGTCTGCGTCAGACATTGGCGGAGCTTTATCTGCAGGATGCCTCGCTTTCCCTGACCGAGATTGCGCTGCTGCTGGGCTTTGCCGAGTCCAGCTCGTTCAGTCGAGCATTTCGTCGCTGGCGAGGGATGAGTCCGAACCAGTTCCGTCACTGCGAGTAA
- a CDS encoding OsmC family protein has product MKAVVQWQGEACYEGQTESGHQVLMDGPPDHGGQNRGPRPMETLLLGVGGCSSFDVVHILKKSRQDVTDCRCELTAERVDDVPAVFSKIHLHFIVSGNNLKENQVKRAVELSAEKYCSASIMLTRGGVEITHSYTIEP; this is encoded by the coding sequence ATGAAAGCAGTGGTTCAGTGGCAGGGCGAAGCCTGCTACGAAGGGCAGACGGAAAGCGGCCATCAGGTGCTGATGGACGGTCCGCCGGATCACGGTGGCCAGAACCGGGGTCCACGGCCCATGGAAACCCTGCTGCTGGGCGTGGGTGGCTGCTCGTCCTTTGATGTGGTGCATATCCTGAAAAAATCCCGCCAGGACGTGACCGACTGCCGGTGTGAGCTGACCGCCGAGCGTGTGGATGACGTGCCGGCGGTATTCAGCAAGATTCATCTGCATTTCATCGTGAGCGGTAATAACCTGAAAGAGAATCAGGTGAAGCGTGCCGTGGAGCTGTCTGCAGAGAAGTATTGTTCTGCCAGCATCATGCTGACTCGCGGTGGTGTTGAGATCACCCATAGTTATACCATTGAACCCTGA